In Serratia marcescens subsp. marcescens ATCC 13880, a single genomic region encodes these proteins:
- the slyA gene encoding transcriptional regulator SlyA encodes MESTLGSDLARLVRVWRALIDHRLKPLELTQTHWVTLHNINRLPPEQSQIQLAKAIGIEQPSLVRTLDQLEEKGLITRHTCANDRRAKRIKLTEAADPIIREVDSVITSTRSEILSGITADEVHLLVGLIGKLEQNITELQNK; translated from the coding sequence GTGGAGTCAACATTAGGTTCAGATTTAGCACGATTAGTTCGTGTTTGGCGCGCGCTCATCGATCATCGGCTCAAGCCGTTGGAGCTGACCCAAACGCACTGGGTCACTTTGCACAATATCAATCGTTTGCCGCCGGAGCAGTCGCAAATCCAGTTGGCCAAGGCGATCGGTATCGAGCAACCGTCACTGGTTCGCACGCTGGACCAATTGGAGGAGAAGGGGCTGATCACGCGTCACACCTGTGCCAACGATCGCCGCGCGAAGCGCATCAAGCTGACCGAAGCGGCCGATCCGATCATCAGGGAAGTGGACAGCGTGATCACGTCTACACGCAGTGAGATTTTAAGCGGTATTACCGCCGACGAAGTGCATCTGTTGGTAGGGCTGATTGGCAAGTTAGAACAAAATATCACCGAACTGCAGAACAAATAA
- a CDS encoding glycine zipper 2TM domain-containing protein: protein MIKRLLVVAVAAVTLAGCANESMSGDVYSSSQAKQVQTVTYGTLVSVRPVKIQGGEGSNAMGMIGGAVIGGLLGNTVGGGTGRTLATAAGAIAGGAAGNSIGEVAGRTSGYELEIKTDQKENIVVVQKAGDTKFSPGQRVRMARMGDTITVSPL from the coding sequence ATGATCAAGCGTCTTCTCGTCGTTGCCGTCGCCGCCGTTACGCTGGCCGGCTGTGCCAATGAATCCATGTCCGGCGATGTCTACTCGTCCTCGCAGGCCAAGCAGGTACAGACCGTCACCTACGGGACGCTGGTTTCCGTGCGTCCGGTTAAAATTCAGGGCGGCGAAGGCTCCAACGCCATGGGGATGATCGGCGGCGCGGTGATTGGCGGGCTGTTGGGCAACACCGTTGGCGGCGGCACCGGTCGTACGCTGGCTACCGCGGCGGGCGCTATTGCCGGCGGCGCGGCGGGTAACAGCATCGGTGAAGTGGCCGGTCGGACCTCCGGCTACGAGCTGGAAATCAAGACCGACCAGAAAGAGAACATCGTGGTGGTACAGAAAGCGGGCGACACCAAGTTCAGCCCTGGCCAGCGTGTGCGCATGGCGCGCATGGGCGACACCATCACCGTTTCCCCGCTGTAA
- the anmK gene encoding anhydro-N-acetylmuramic acid kinase, producing the protein MKSGRYIGVMSGTSLDGIDVVLAAIDDRMVAQQASYSHPMPMALKKEILGMCQGQQTTLAAVGRLDAQLGSLFGEAVLGLLKQTGIDAEQVTAIGCHGQTVWHEPEGDARFSMQLGDNNRIAALTNITTVGDFRRRDMAYGGQGAPLVPAFHQALLGHPVERRMVLNVGGIANLSLLLPGTAVRGFDTGPGNMLMDAWVWRHRAQPYDQDGGWAMQGRVCLPLLQQMLADPYFAQPAPKSTGREYFNIAWLERQLAGLPAIAPVDVQATLTELTAVSISEQVQLAGGCERLLVCGGGARNTLLMARLSALLPGTEVGLTDDFGVSGDDMEALAFAWLAFRTLSGQAGNLPSVTGASRETVLGGIYPVLPLGGR; encoded by the coding sequence ATGAAGTCAGGCCGCTATATAGGCGTCATGTCCGGCACCAGTCTGGACGGAATCGATGTGGTATTGGCCGCGATCGACGATCGCATGGTGGCGCAGCAGGCCAGCTATAGCCATCCGATGCCGATGGCGTTGAAAAAAGAGATCCTGGGGATGTGCCAGGGGCAGCAAACTACGTTGGCCGCCGTCGGCCGGCTGGACGCGCAGTTGGGCTCGCTGTTCGGCGAGGCGGTGCTCGGCCTGCTGAAGCAAACCGGCATCGACGCGGAGCAGGTCACCGCCATCGGTTGCCACGGCCAGACGGTGTGGCACGAGCCGGAAGGCGACGCGCGTTTCTCGATGCAGCTCGGCGATAACAACCGCATCGCCGCGCTGACCAATATCACCACCGTCGGCGATTTCCGCCGGCGTGACATGGCGTACGGTGGGCAGGGTGCCCCGCTGGTGCCGGCATTTCATCAGGCGCTGCTGGGGCATCCCGTCGAGCGGCGCATGGTGCTAAACGTCGGCGGCATCGCCAACCTTTCTCTGCTGTTGCCCGGTACGGCGGTGCGCGGTTTCGATACCGGGCCGGGCAACATGCTGATGGACGCCTGGGTGTGGCGCCACCGCGCGCAGCCTTATGATCAGGACGGCGGCTGGGCGATGCAGGGGCGGGTCTGCTTGCCGTTGTTGCAGCAGATGCTGGCGGATCCGTACTTCGCGCAGCCGGCGCCGAAAAGCACCGGCCGCGAGTATTTCAATATCGCTTGGCTGGAACGGCAGCTGGCCGGATTGCCGGCGATTGCGCCGGTCGACGTACAGGCCACGCTCACGGAACTGACCGCCGTCAGCATCAGCGAACAGGTGCAGCTGGCCGGCGGGTGCGAGCGTCTGTTGGTGTGCGGCGGCGGGGCGCGCAACACGCTGCTGATGGCGCGTTTGTCGGCGCTGCTGCCGGGCACGGAAGTTGGGCTGACCGACGATTTCGGCGTCAGCGGTGACGACATGGAGGCGTTGGCCTTTGCCTGGCTGGCCTTCCGTACGCTGTCCGGCCAGGCCGGCAATCTGCCTTCGGTAACCGGCGCCAGCCGTGAAACGGTGCTGGGTGGGATTTATCCGGTTTTGCCATTGGGGGGCCGTTAG
- a CDS encoding MliC family protein — MKKVFFVAGALALSGCSYILPQSSQTMHYQCGTTPLTVALDGKASEVSLLMDGEQLHLKQVLALTGAKYSDGKYTFWSKDRNAYLERNGKVVMSDCVLTE, encoded by the coding sequence ATGAAAAAAGTCTTTTTCGTCGCCGGCGCGCTGGCGCTGTCCGGCTGCAGTTACATCCTGCCGCAGAGCAGCCAGACGATGCACTATCAGTGTGGCACTACGCCGCTGACGGTGGCGCTCGACGGCAAGGCGAGTGAAGTCAGCCTGCTGATGGATGGCGAGCAACTGCATCTTAAGCAGGTGCTGGCGCTGACCGGCGCCAAATACAGCGACGGTAAATACACTTTTTGGTCGAAAGACCGTAACGCCTATCTTGAGCGCAACGGCAAGGTAGTCATGAGCGACTGCGTGTTGACGGAGTGA
- the pdxH gene encoding pyridoxamine 5'-phosphate oxidase, giving the protein MIEKNEFDVADLRREYTRGGLRRNDLTASPLELFERWLKQACDARLADPTAMCVATVDEHGQPYQRIVLLKHFDEQGLVFYTNLGSRKAQQLAHNPHISLLFPWHMLDRQVIFLGQAERLSTLDVLKYFNSRPKDSQIGAWVSQQSSRISARGVLESKFLELKQKFQQGEVPLPSFWGGFRVKFDSVEFWQGGAHRLHDRFLYQRDGNDWKIDRLAP; this is encoded by the coding sequence ATGATTGAAAAGAATGAGTTTGATGTTGCGGACCTGCGCCGTGAATACACCCGGGGCGGCCTGCGCCGCAACGATCTGACCGCCAGCCCGCTCGAACTGTTCGAGCGTTGGTTGAAACAGGCCTGCGACGCGCGCCTGGCGGATCCCACCGCCATGTGCGTCGCGACCGTCGACGAACACGGCCAGCCTTATCAACGCATCGTGCTGCTGAAGCATTTCGATGAGCAGGGGCTGGTGTTCTACACCAACCTCGGCAGCCGCAAGGCGCAACAGCTGGCGCACAACCCGCATATCAGCCTGCTGTTCCCCTGGCACATGCTCGATCGCCAGGTGATTTTCCTCGGTCAGGCGGAGCGTCTGTCGACGCTCGACGTGCTGAAGTATTTCAACAGCCGGCCGAAGGACAGCCAGATCGGCGCCTGGGTCTCGCAACAATCGTCGCGCATTTCCGCGCGCGGCGTGCTGGAAAGCAAATTCCTCGAGCTGAAGCAGAAGTTCCAGCAGGGCGAGGTGCCGTTGCCGAGTTTCTGGGGCGGATTCCGCGTGAAATTTGACTCTGTCGAGTTCTGGCAAGGCGGCGCCCATCGCCTGCATGACCGTTTCCTGTATCAGCGGGACGGGAATGACTGGAAAATTGACCGACTGGCACCCTGA
- the tyrS gene encoding tyrosine--tRNA ligase, with protein MASSNLIKQLQERGLVAQVTDEEALAERLAQGPIALYCGFDPTADSLHLGHLVPLLCLKRFQLAGHKPVALVGGATGLIGDPSFKAAERKLNTTDTVNEWVEKIRKQVSPFLDFDCGGNSAIAANNYDWFGGMNVLTFLRDIGKHFSVNQMINKEAVKQRLNRDDSGISFTEFSYNLLQGYDFSELYNRHQVELQIGGSDQWGNITSGIDLTRRQHQKQVFGLTVPLITKADGTKFGKTEGGAVWLAPEKTSPYKFYQFWINTADADVYRFLKFFTFMSLEDINALEEEDKNSGKAPRAQYVLAEEVTGMVHGAEGLAAAKRITQSLFSGALHDMTEADFAQLAQDGMPTIKLDRDADLQQALVNAELVPSRGQARTMIGSNAVTINGEKQSDAEYRFSDSDRLFGRYTLLRRGKKHYCLVDWQ; from the coding sequence ATGGCAAGCAGCAACTTGATTAAACAACTGCAAGAGCGGGGCCTCGTTGCCCAGGTTACGGATGAGGAAGCGTTAGCGGAGCGACTGGCGCAAGGGCCAATTGCACTGTATTGCGGTTTCGATCCGACCGCTGACAGCTTGCATTTGGGCCATCTGGTTCCTCTGTTGTGCCTGAAGCGCTTCCAACTGGCCGGCCACAAGCCGGTAGCGTTGGTGGGCGGCGCCACTGGCCTCATCGGCGATCCGAGCTTCAAAGCGGCGGAGCGCAAGCTGAACACCACCGATACGGTGAACGAGTGGGTCGAGAAGATCCGCAAACAGGTTTCCCCGTTCCTCGATTTCGACTGCGGCGGCAACAGCGCTATCGCGGCCAATAACTACGACTGGTTCGGCGGCATGAACGTGCTGACCTTCCTGCGTGACATCGGCAAGCACTTCTCCGTCAACCAGATGATCAACAAGGAAGCGGTCAAGCAGCGTCTGAATCGCGACGACTCCGGCATCTCCTTCACCGAGTTCTCTTATAACCTGCTGCAGGGCTACGATTTCTCCGAGCTGTATAACCGCCACCAGGTGGAGCTGCAGATCGGCGGTTCCGATCAGTGGGGCAACATCACCTCGGGTATCGATCTGACGCGCCGTCAGCACCAGAAGCAGGTGTTCGGCCTGACCGTGCCGTTGATCACCAAAGCCGACGGCACCAAGTTCGGTAAAACCGAGGGCGGCGCGGTCTGGCTGGCGCCGGAAAAAACCAGCCCGTACAAGTTCTACCAGTTCTGGATCAATACCGCCGACGCCGACGTCTACCGCTTCCTGAAGTTCTTCACCTTCATGAGCCTGGAAGACATCAACGCGCTGGAAGAAGAAGACAAGAACAGCGGTAAGGCGCCACGCGCCCAGTACGTGCTGGCGGAAGAAGTGACCGGCATGGTGCACGGTGCGGAAGGCCTGGCGGCCGCCAAGCGCATCACCCAGAGTCTGTTCTCCGGTGCGCTGCACGACATGACCGAAGCGGACTTCGCCCAACTGGCGCAGGACGGCATGCCGACCATCAAACTGGACCGCGACGCCGATCTGCAGCAGGCGCTGGTGAATGCCGAACTGGTGCCGTCACGCGGCCAGGCGCGCACCATGATCGGCTCCAACGCGGTAACCATCAACGGCGAGAAGCAGTCCGATGCCGAATACCGCTTCAGCGATTCAGACCGTCTGTTCGGCCGCTACACGCTGTTGCGTCGCGGCAAAAAGCATTACTGCCTGGTGGATTGGCAGTAA
- the pdxY gene encoding pyridoxal kinase PdxY, producing MKNILSIQSHVVFGHAGNSAAEFPMRRMGVNVWPLNTVQFSNHTQYGQWTGCVMPANHLTEIAQGIANIDQLKRCDAVLSGYIGSPEQGDHILEIVRQVKQANPNAWYFCDPVMGHPEKGCIVAPGVAEFHCRQALPCSDMMAPNLLELEMLSQMAVANVADAVQAARALIAKGPRLVLVKHLARAGYHADCFEMLLVTADEAWHISRPLVDFGARQPVGVGDLTSGLLLVDLLKGEALDKALEHVTAAVYEVMLTTQEMGEYELQVVAAQDRIVQPRSEFKAVKL from the coding sequence ATGAAAAACATTCTTTCTATCCAGTCGCACGTGGTGTTTGGTCACGCCGGCAACAGTGCGGCTGAATTTCCGATGCGCCGCATGGGCGTCAACGTCTGGCCGCTGAACACGGTACAGTTCTCCAACCATACGCAATACGGCCAGTGGACCGGCTGCGTCATGCCGGCCAATCACCTGACCGAGATCGCGCAGGGCATCGCCAATATCGATCAGCTGAAGCGCTGTGATGCGGTGTTGAGTGGCTATATCGGTTCGCCGGAGCAGGGCGACCATATTTTGGAGATCGTGCGCCAGGTTAAGCAGGCGAACCCGAATGCCTGGTATTTCTGCGATCCGGTGATGGGACATCCGGAAAAAGGCTGCATCGTGGCGCCGGGCGTGGCCGAGTTTCACTGTCGCCAGGCGTTGCCGTGCAGCGACATGATGGCGCCGAACCTGCTGGAGTTGGAGATGCTGAGCCAGATGGCCGTCGCCAACGTGGCCGATGCGGTGCAGGCCGCCCGCGCGCTGATCGCCAAAGGGCCGCGGCTGGTGCTGGTCAAGCACCTGGCCCGCGCCGGCTATCACGCCGACTGCTTCGAAATGCTGCTGGTGACGGCGGACGAGGCTTGGCACATCAGCCGGCCGCTGGTGGACTTCGGCGCGCGTCAACCGGTCGGCGTCGGCGATTTGACCAGCGGTCTGCTGCTGGTGGATCTGCTGAAGGGTGAGGCGCTGGATAAAGCGCTGGAGCACGTGACCGCCGCCGTGTATGAGGTGATGCTGACGACTCAGGAGATGGGGGAATACGAGCTGCAGGTAGTGGCGGCGCAGGATCGGATCGTGCAGCCGCGCAGCGAGTTCAAAGCG